The proteins below are encoded in one region of Marinobacter sp. F4206:
- the paaC gene encoding 1,2-phenylacetyl-CoA epoxidase subunit PaaC, with product MTQTEALKEYLLRLADSDMILGQRLSELCGKAPALEEEMALMNVALDLVGQARNWYEYAAELIDDGRDADKLAFRRDAHDYRNLLLTEQPNEDYAVTMGRQFFFDVWHYFTLKSLTEASDERIAGIAAKALKEATYHLRRSSEWVKRLGDGTEESHRRMQDAIDILWRFTGELITPDETDELMAKAGIGPDPEQLKNDWHGLVNEVLAQATLTPGAEDAWMYMGGKHGEHTEHLGFILAEMQFLQRAYPDAKTW from the coding sequence ATGACACAAACTGAAGCACTCAAAGAATACCTGCTTCGCCTGGCAGACTCCGACATGATTCTTGGCCAGCGCCTGAGCGAGCTGTGTGGCAAGGCGCCCGCGCTCGAGGAAGAGATGGCCCTGATGAACGTTGCACTCGACCTCGTCGGCCAGGCCCGCAACTGGTACGAGTATGCGGCTGAGCTGATTGACGATGGCCGGGATGCCGACAAGCTGGCGTTCCGCCGTGATGCCCATGACTATCGCAACCTGCTCCTGACCGAGCAGCCGAACGAAGACTATGCGGTCACCATGGGCCGGCAGTTCTTTTTCGATGTCTGGCACTACTTCACCCTCAAGAGCCTGACCGAGGCCAGTGACGAGCGGATTGCCGGCATTGCAGCCAAGGCGCTGAAGGAAGCCACCTACCACCTCCGTCGGTCATCCGAGTGGGTGAAACGCCTGGGTGATGGCACCGAAGAAAGCCACCGCCGCATGCAGGATGCGATCGATATCCTGTGGCGCTTCACCGGTGAGCTGATCACCCCGGACGAAACCGATGAGCTGATGGCGAAGGCCGGCATTGGCCCGGACCCTGAGCAGCTCAAGAACGACTGGCACGGCCTGGTCAATGAAGTGCTCGCCCAGGCCACCCTGACTCCCGGCGCCGAAGATGCCTGGATGTACATGGGCGGCAAACACGGCGAACACACCGAACATCTTGGTTTCATTCTGGCAGAAATGCAGTTTCTGCAGAGGGCCTATCCCGATGCCAAAACATGGTGA
- a CDS encoding branched-chain amino acid ABC transporter permease, translating to MFSEFLQYLFTGVTIGATYALIALGFTLIYNASHVINFAQGEFLMIGGMATVSLTAMGVPMILAVVLAVVLAGILGILLQRFAIAPAKQADVVTLIIITIGASIFIRGIAQIVWGKEYHVMQNFTSDEPIQVFGAVLNSQSLWVLGIGAVLVVALVLFFTRTLIGKAILATSMNKEAARLVGIRTQMVLMLAFMVSALLGSVAGIVVAPITFTSYDIGIILGLKGFVAAAIGGLGSGLGAVVGGLLLGVVEAMAAGYLSSDYKDAVAFSMILLVLFFLPRGLFGAKVVERV from the coding sequence ATGTTCTCGGAATTCTTACAGTATCTCTTTACCGGGGTTACTATCGGTGCAACCTATGCATTGATCGCCCTTGGCTTTACCCTCATCTATAACGCCAGCCACGTGATCAACTTCGCCCAGGGCGAGTTCCTGATGATCGGCGGTATGGCGACCGTGTCCCTCACCGCCATGGGCGTGCCCATGATCCTTGCGGTGGTTCTTGCCGTTGTGCTGGCCGGAATTCTGGGTATTCTTTTGCAGCGGTTTGCCATTGCTCCGGCAAAGCAGGCAGACGTGGTAACCCTCATTATCATCACCATCGGCGCCTCGATCTTTATCCGCGGTATTGCCCAGATTGTATGGGGTAAGGAATACCACGTGATGCAGAATTTCACGAGTGACGAGCCGATCCAGGTGTTTGGCGCTGTCCTGAACAGTCAGAGCCTGTGGGTTCTCGGCATTGGCGCCGTTCTTGTCGTGGCGCTCGTACTGTTCTTCACCAGGACGCTGATCGGTAAAGCGATCCTGGCCACGTCCATGAACAAGGAAGCCGCGCGCCTGGTGGGTATCCGGACACAGATGGTGCTGATGCTGGCCTTCATGGTATCTGCGCTGCTTGGCTCGGTCGCCGGCATTGTGGTGGCCCCGATTACCTTCACCTCTTATGACATTGGCATCATCCTCGGCCTGAAAGGCTTCGTTGCTGCGGCGATTGGCGGTCTGGGCAGTGGTCTGGGTGCGGTTGTCGGCGGGCTTCTGCTCGGCGTGGTCGAGGCAATGGCGGCCGGTTACCTGTCCTCCGACTACAAGGATGCCGTTGCATTCTCCATGATCCTGCTGGTGCTGTTCTTCCTCCCCCGCGGATTGTTTGGTGCCAAAGTAGTGGAGCGTGTCTGA
- a CDS encoding ABC transporter substrate-binding protein — protein sequence MLSTMMRRAGKCAAVAAAGLMMMSAQAAEPIKIGSFLSVTGPASFLGDPELKTLEMYVEKINEDGGVLGRQLELIHYDDVGNASSARNFASRLIRSDRVDIIVGGSTTGATMAAAPLVQQAGVPFISLAGAVVITTPVKEWVFKTPQSDRMAAERILGDMKNRDITKIGLISGTGGFGSSGRTQTLEVAEKMGIEVVADETYSGSDTDMTAQLTNIRNTDGVQAVLNFGFGQGPAIVTRNYNQLGIELPFYQSHGVASDSFLELAGDAAEGLRLPASPLLVPDSLPESDPQKEVVQNYKSEYEARWDSKVSTFGAYAYDGLMLAVRAIEEAGSTDPEAVRKALEGIKGYVGVTGEFNMSPEDHNGLDADSFRILEVQDGDWKLIN from the coding sequence ATGCTTAGCACAATGATGCGTCGCGCGGGTAAATGCGCAGCAGTCGCTGCCGCTGGTCTCATGATGATGAGCGCCCAGGCAGCCGAACCAATCAAAATCGGGTCCTTCCTCTCAGTGACGGGACCAGCCTCCTTTCTCGGTGACCCCGAGCTGAAAACGCTTGAGATGTACGTCGAGAAGATTAACGAAGATGGTGGCGTCCTTGGGCGTCAACTCGAACTGATTCATTACGATGACGTTGGTAATGCCTCTTCCGCCCGTAACTTCGCCAGCCGTCTGATCCGCTCTGACCGGGTCGATATCATCGTTGGTGGCAGCACCACTGGTGCGACCATGGCAGCCGCTCCGCTGGTTCAGCAGGCAGGGGTGCCCTTCATCTCGTTGGCCGGGGCTGTGGTTATCACCACGCCGGTGAAGGAGTGGGTGTTCAAGACACCGCAATCCGACCGCATGGCGGCAGAGCGGATTCTGGGTGACATGAAAAACCGCGACATCACCAAGATCGGTCTCATTTCCGGTACGGGTGGCTTCGGTAGCTCCGGCCGTACCCAGACGCTGGAAGTGGCCGAGAAAATGGGTATCGAGGTCGTTGCAGACGAAACCTACAGCGGCTCGGACACCGACATGACCGCGCAGCTGACCAACATCCGGAATACCGACGGTGTTCAGGCTGTACTGAACTTCGGTTTCGGGCAGGGCCCGGCGATCGTTACCCGTAACTACAACCAACTGGGTATCGAGCTTCCGTTCTACCAGTCTCACGGCGTGGCATCCGACAGCTTCCTCGAGCTTGCCGGTGACGCTGCCGAGGGTCTTCGTCTTCCCGCCTCACCACTGCTGGTGCCGGACTCCCTGCCGGAGTCTGATCCCCAGAAAGAGGTGGTTCAGAACTACAAGTCGGAATACGAAGCTCGCTGGGATTCCAAGGTATCAACCTTCGGTGCCTACGCATACGACGGCCTGATGCTGGCTGTCCGCGCGATCGAAGAGGCAGGAAGCACTGACCCGGAAGCCGTTCGCAAGGCACTGGAAGGCATCAAGGGCTACGTCGGCGTGACTGGCGAGTTCAATATGTCTCCTGAGGATCACAACGGTCTTGATGCCGACTCGTTCCGGATTCTGGAAGTCCAGGACGGCGACTGGAAACTGATCAACTGA
- the paaA gene encoding 1,2-phenylacetyl-CoA epoxidase subunit PaaA: MYAQLVETGSKRLKTLEEMSPEERAFQEKVDAETKIEPKNWMPEGYRKTLIRQISQHAHSEVVGMLPEGNWVTRAPTLKRKLQLMAKIQDEAGHGLYLYSAMETLGADRDEEIEKLHQGKAKYSSIFNYPTLNWADMGAVGWLVDGAAIVNQVVLQRTSYGPYSRAMIRICKEESFHQRQGYQILLDMMREGTEEQKAMVQDAINRLWWPALMMFGPHDDESPNSQQSMAWKIKRKSNDELRQMFIDQTVPQLEFLGCTAPDPDLKWNEETGHYDFGEINWQEFYDVLKGNGPCNRERINTRKKAIDEGAWVREAAVAYAKKQKQRAEAA; encoded by the coding sequence ATGTACGCCCAGCTCGTTGAAACCGGCAGCAAGCGCCTTAAAACGTTGGAAGAGATGTCGCCCGAAGAGCGCGCGTTCCAGGAAAAGGTCGATGCGGAAACGAAAATCGAACCTAAAAACTGGATGCCTGAAGGGTACCGTAAGACCCTGATCCGCCAGATTTCCCAGCACGCCCATTCGGAAGTAGTCGGCATGTTGCCGGAAGGCAACTGGGTGACCCGGGCTCCCACTCTCAAGCGCAAGCTTCAGCTGATGGCCAAAATCCAGGATGAAGCCGGACACGGTTTGTACCTGTACAGCGCCATGGAAACCCTGGGCGCTGACCGCGACGAAGAAATCGAGAAACTGCACCAGGGCAAGGCCAAGTACTCCAGCATCTTCAACTACCCGACCCTGAACTGGGCCGATATGGGTGCGGTTGGCTGGCTGGTTGACGGCGCCGCTATTGTGAACCAGGTGGTGCTGCAGCGGACTTCCTATGGCCCTTACTCCCGCGCCATGATCCGCATCTGTAAGGAAGAGAGTTTCCACCAGCGTCAGGGCTACCAGATTCTGCTGGACATGATGCGCGAAGGCACCGAAGAACAGAAAGCCATGGTTCAGGACGCAATTAACCGTCTGTGGTGGCCAGCACTGATGATGTTTGGCCCGCATGACGACGAATCCCCCAACTCGCAGCAGTCCATGGCCTGGAAAATCAAGCGTAAGAGCAACGACGAACTGCGCCAGATGTTCATCGACCAGACTGTGCCCCAGCTTGAGTTCCTGGGATGCACCGCGCCTGACCCGGACCTGAAATGGAACGAAGAAACCGGCCACTACGATTTCGGTGAAATCAACTGGCAGGAATTCTACGACGTTCTGAAGGGTAACGGTCCGTGCAACCGCGAGCGGATCAACACTCGCAAGAAAGCAATCGACGAAGGCGCCTGGGTTCGCGAAGCAGCCGTCGCCTATGCCAAAAAACAAAAGCAGCGCGCAGAAGCCGCTTGA
- the paaE gene encoding 1,2-phenylacetyl-CoA epoxidase subunit PaaE gives MNKFYPLTLKEVRPETRNAVSLSFDLPNDLADKFAYKQGQHLIVRTKMNGEEVRRSYSICTSVNDQDLRIAIKKVPGGVFSTFANEQLKPGETLEVMPPQGHFSVDLDPEREGNYLAVAAGSGITPILSIIKTTLETEPKSEVTLFYGNKATSSTMFRDELQDLKNEYMARFNLVYIFTREEQDIDLYNGRIDHEKCDALFDHWINAKDLTAAFICGPQMMTETVRDSLLRHGMDKSKVHFELFTPAGGAPQARKDRADIKVDPQSISEVTVIADGRSLTFPLVRDTKSILDAGNEEGADLPFSCKAGVCSTCRAKVVEGEVEMDQNFALEDYEVEAGYVLSCQCYPVTDKVVLDYDEM, from the coding sequence ATGAATAAATTCTACCCACTGACCCTCAAAGAGGTCAGACCTGAAACAAGAAACGCCGTATCACTGTCTTTTGATCTGCCAAATGACCTGGCAGACAAGTTTGCCTACAAGCAAGGCCAGCACCTGATTGTCAGAACAAAAATGAACGGCGAGGAAGTCCGCCGCTCATACTCTATCTGCACCAGCGTAAATGATCAGGATCTGCGGATTGCCATCAAAAAGGTTCCCGGTGGCGTGTTTTCCACGTTTGCCAATGAGCAGCTCAAGCCCGGTGAAACCCTGGAAGTGATGCCGCCACAGGGGCATTTTTCCGTGGATCTGGACCCCGAGCGTGAAGGCAACTACCTCGCGGTTGCAGCCGGTAGTGGCATCACGCCCATCCTGTCCATCATCAAGACCACCCTTGAGACCGAGCCCAAGAGTGAAGTCACGCTCTTCTACGGCAACAAGGCGACCAGCAGCACCATGTTCCGGGACGAGCTTCAGGACCTGAAGAACGAGTACATGGCGCGCTTCAATCTGGTCTATATCTTCACCCGCGAAGAGCAGGACATCGACCTGTACAACGGCCGCATCGATCATGAGAAGTGTGATGCGCTGTTCGACCACTGGATCAATGCCAAGGACCTGACTGCTGCGTTCATTTGCGGCCCCCAGATGATGACTGAGACAGTGCGCGACTCTCTGCTCCGCCACGGCATGGACAAGAGCAAGGTCCATTTCGAGCTGTTTACCCCGGCTGGTGGGGCGCCCCAGGCTCGCAAGGACCGTGCAGACATCAAGGTCGACCCACAGTCCATCAGTGAAGTCACCGTGATCGCCGACGGCCGGTCACTGACCTTCCCGCTGGTGCGCGACACCAAGAGCATTCTCGACGCCGGCAACGAGGAAGGCGCCGACCTGCCCTTCTCCTGCAAGGCCGGTGTTTGCTCAACCTGCCGAGCCAAGGTGGTGGAAGGCGAAGTGGAAATGGACCAGAACTTTGCACTGGAGGATTACGAGGTCGAAGCAGGCTACGTACTCTCCTGCCAATGCTACCCGGTCACCGACAAGGTCGTTCTCGACTACGACGAAATGTAA
- the paaX gene encoding phenylacetic acid degradation operon negative regulatory protein PaaX, producing MSAKTQLENLVKDFQKKRPLRAGSLIITVYGDAIAPRGGTVWLGSLMKLLEPIGISQRLIRTSVYRLVQETWLQTERIGRCSYYSLTGPGLRRFQQAFQHVYSITNEEWSGSWCLVFLNQLDSETKQRVRDELKWLSFGNIAPGVMEHPRYTRHQLIPMLQEWGALDDTIVMQTQPLEQKSPRALRLQVRESWNLDELAYRYRHFLEQFRPLWRELQSNDNLTPQECLLARVLLVHEYRKILLRDPQLPDELLPGDWEGRSAKQLCRNLYRKIYARAEQWLDENLENASGPLPSPNEAFYKRFGGLRDTPRIEDHNRTEPVTE from the coding sequence ATGTCAGCCAAGACTCAGCTAGAAAACCTTGTAAAAGATTTTCAGAAAAAGCGCCCTCTCAGAGCGGGCTCACTCATCATTACCGTTTACGGTGACGCGATTGCGCCGAGAGGTGGCACCGTGTGGCTGGGCAGCCTAATGAAGCTGCTGGAACCCATAGGCATCAGCCAACGACTGATCAGAACGTCGGTCTATCGCCTGGTCCAGGAAACCTGGCTCCAGACCGAGCGGATCGGGCGATGCAGCTACTACAGCCTGACCGGACCGGGATTGCGCCGATTCCAGCAGGCATTTCAGCATGTCTACAGCATTACCAATGAGGAATGGAGCGGGAGCTGGTGCCTGGTCTTCCTGAATCAGCTGGATTCCGAGACAAAGCAGAGGGTGCGGGACGAGCTGAAATGGCTCAGCTTTGGAAACATTGCACCCGGCGTCATGGAGCACCCCCGCTATACCCGTCACCAACTGATTCCAATGCTGCAGGAATGGGGAGCACTGGACGATACTATTGTCATGCAGACCCAGCCTCTGGAACAGAAAAGTCCCCGAGCCCTCAGACTGCAAGTCCGGGAAAGCTGGAATCTGGACGAGCTGGCGTATCGTTATCGACACTTTCTGGAGCAGTTCAGACCGCTTTGGCGGGAACTGCAGTCAAATGACAACCTGACACCTCAGGAATGCCTGCTCGCCCGGGTTCTCCTTGTTCATGAATACCGAAAGATTCTCCTGAGAGATCCACAACTGCCCGACGAACTGCTTCCCGGCGACTGGGAAGGTCGAAGCGCCAAACAGCTGTGCCGGAACCTTTACCGGAAAATCTACGCCCGCGCCGAGCAATGGCTGGATGAAAACCTCGAAAACGCCTCTGGCCCGCTGCCGAGCCCGAACGAGGCCTTTTACAAGCGCTTTGGCGGTCTCAGAGACACGCCTCGAATCGAGGACCACAATCGCACCGAGCCTGTCACCGAATAG
- the paaD gene encoding 1,2-phenylacetyl-CoA epoxidase subunit PaaD, whose protein sequence is MPKHGDTDARSAVDILIASDRVPANARPDLLTEKDIWALLEEVKDPEVPAVSVVELGIVRAVRWDGKELSVDVTPTYSGCPATELIEELISEALRAAGFRDPKINQVLTPAWTTDWITDEGKEKLRAFGIAPPQGSSSKMSLLGEPEVITCPHCGSHETERVSEFGSTACKALYRCRECLEPFDYFKCI, encoded by the coding sequence ATGCCAAAACATGGTGATACAGACGCAAGGTCAGCGGTAGATATCCTGATCGCCAGCGACCGGGTACCGGCCAACGCTCGCCCCGACCTGCTGACCGAGAAAGATATCTGGGCCCTTCTGGAAGAGGTCAAGGACCCCGAGGTACCGGCGGTAAGCGTCGTGGAACTCGGCATTGTCCGGGCGGTTCGATGGGACGGGAAAGAACTGTCCGTCGATGTCACGCCAACCTATTCCGGCTGCCCGGCCACTGAGCTGATTGAGGAGCTGATTTCGGAGGCCCTGCGCGCGGCGGGGTTCCGGGATCCGAAGATCAATCAGGTGCTGACCCCCGCCTGGACCACCGACTGGATCACAGACGAAGGCAAAGAGAAGTTAAGAGCGTTCGGAATCGCACCGCCCCAGGGCAGCTCCAGCAAAATGAGCCTGCTCGGCGAGCCCGAGGTCATCACCTGCCCCCATTGCGGCAGCCACGAGACCGAGCGGGTCAGCGAATTTGGATCGACCGCCTGCAAGGCGCTTTATCGCTGCAGGGAATGTCTCGAACCCTTCGACTATTTCAAATGCATCTAG
- a CDS encoding branched-chain amino acid ABC transporter permease, with protein sequence MLNRLMQSRLRGIIVLALILIILPAFLGNPFHYELVTQMAIIAATVVGLNLLVGYAGQISLGHAGFFGLGAYFTGIATGTYGWPSVPALLVGAVVVGIIAWVVGRPILRLKGHYLSMATLAVGFIIAIILNNERALTGGPDGMPVPAFEVFGWELSTFGQYSLFGLQIEGFQAWYIFASVVLLVAVWFALNLIESPIGRALRSVHGSEVAARVVGVNTAKYKSLVFVISAVYASLMGSLYAHFQGFITPAVASFEFSILFITMVVLGGMGSTFGVILGAVVLKLLPQVLADFQELETVMFGLILMLTMIFMPKGLLPTLTAVVSKKLGKKKAGGAA encoded by the coding sequence ATGTTGAACCGTCTTATGCAGTCACGCCTCCGGGGAATAATCGTCCTCGCGTTGATTCTGATTATTCTTCCTGCCTTTCTCGGTAACCCGTTTCACTACGAGCTGGTTACCCAGATGGCCATTATTGCGGCCACCGTGGTGGGCCTGAACCTTCTGGTAGGCTACGCCGGTCAGATCAGTCTGGGTCACGCCGGTTTCTTTGGCCTCGGCGCCTATTTCACCGGTATCGCAACCGGGACCTACGGATGGCCGTCAGTACCGGCGCTGCTGGTTGGCGCCGTTGTTGTGGGTATCATTGCCTGGGTGGTCGGGCGACCAATCCTGAGGTTGAAGGGACATTATCTGTCCATGGCGACCCTCGCCGTCGGTTTTATCATTGCCATTATCCTGAACAACGAGCGCGCTCTTACTGGCGGCCCGGACGGTATGCCGGTTCCCGCATTTGAGGTGTTCGGCTGGGAACTGAGCACGTTTGGCCAGTACTCCCTGTTTGGTCTTCAGATTGAAGGCTTCCAGGCCTGGTACATCTTCGCCAGTGTGGTCCTGCTGGTGGCTGTCTGGTTCGCTCTGAATCTGATTGAATCGCCGATTGGCCGTGCCTTGCGATCGGTGCATGGGTCGGAAGTGGCCGCCCGTGTAGTGGGTGTGAATACCGCCAAATACAAAAGCCTGGTGTTTGTCATTTCTGCGGTTTACGCCAGCCTGATGGGCAGTCTCTATGCCCACTTTCAGGGCTTCATCACGCCGGCCGTCGCAAGCTTCGAGTTCTCCATTCTGTTCATCACCATGGTCGTCCTGGGCGGCATGGGGTCAACGTTCGGTGTCATTCTGGGCGCCGTCGTGCTGAAGCTCTTGCCTCAGGTTCTGGCCGATTTCCAGGAGCTGGAGACCGTGATGTTTGGCCTGATTCTCATGCTGACCATGATTTTTATGCCGAAAGGCCTTCTGCCTACCTTGACCGCAGTCGTTTCCAAGAAACTGGGTAAGAAAAAAGCCGGAGGTGCCGCATGA
- the paaZ gene encoding phenylacetic acid degradation bifunctional protein PaaZ, with protein sequence MSVLKSFIAGQWVGENAAKALPSAVNGEIVAHTHDDTLDFKAAVEYGRKVGGKNLMAMDFQERALALKAMAMYLQEHKKELYALSMHTGASKGDNGIDIDGGFGTLFSYASMGRRELPSGNVLHEGPVVPLGKNNHFAGTHIMVPRGGVAVHIDAYNFPVWGMLEKFAPTFLAGMPSIVKPATSTCYVTELAVRLMQESGALPEGSLQLIIGSTGDLFEHLEEQDVVTFTGSAATARKLRNHPNIINRSIPFNAEADSLNSAILAPDVTPEHEEFDIFVKEVGREMTAKAGQKCTAIRRVMVPRDQVEAVCDKLKERLSKVTVGDPSVEGVRMGALASIDQLEDVKANIQELLKTSELVVGGDDNFKPTGEGTENGAFIEPHLLLCRDPENGCGAHDIEAFGPVATVIPYDTIEDALALSAKGRGSLVTTLTTRDPAIAGKIVPALAAYHGRLHLLNAEAAKESTGHGSPLPMLKHGGPGRAGGGEELGGIRAVHHYLQRTSIQGSPTMLAAVTGEYVRGAELIEYEVHPFRRHFEDLQINESLLTHRRTVTEADIVNFGCLSGDHFYMHFDELAARESQFGKRIAHGYFVLSAAAGLFVSPGEGPVLANYGLDTLRFIEPVAPGDTIRARLTCKRKIDQGRTSPDGHPQGVVVWDVQVHNQNDEMVASYDILTLVAKKPE encoded by the coding sequence ATGTCAGTCCTGAAAAGTTTCATCGCCGGCCAGTGGGTCGGTGAGAACGCAGCCAAGGCTCTGCCCAGTGCCGTGAATGGCGAGATCGTGGCCCACACCCACGACGATACCCTTGATTTCAAAGCTGCCGTCGAATATGGCCGTAAGGTCGGTGGCAAGAACCTGATGGCGATGGATTTCCAGGAGCGCGCCCTGGCCCTGAAGGCCATGGCCATGTACCTGCAGGAGCACAAGAAGGAACTGTACGCACTGTCGATGCACACGGGCGCCAGCAAGGGCGACAACGGCATCGATATTGATGGTGGCTTCGGCACCCTGTTTTCCTACGCCAGCATGGGCCGGCGCGAACTGCCCTCCGGTAACGTCCTCCACGAAGGGCCGGTGGTGCCACTGGGCAAGAACAACCACTTTGCCGGCACTCACATCATGGTGCCCCGCGGTGGTGTTGCAGTACACATTGATGCCTACAACTTCCCGGTCTGGGGCATGCTGGAGAAATTCGCACCCACGTTCCTGGCCGGCATGCCCTCCATCGTAAAGCCGGCCACGTCTACCTGCTACGTCACCGAACTGGCGGTTCGCCTGATGCAGGAATCCGGCGCCCTGCCCGAAGGCAGCCTGCAGTTGATCATCGGCAGCACCGGCGACCTGTTCGAGCACCTGGAAGAGCAGGACGTCGTGACCTTTACCGGTTCCGCAGCCACCGCCCGCAAGTTGCGCAATCACCCGAACATTATCAATCGCTCCATCCCCTTCAATGCCGAAGCGGATTCCCTGAACAGCGCCATCCTGGCTCCGGACGTCACCCCAGAGCACGAGGAATTCGACATTTTCGTGAAGGAAGTCGGCCGTGAAATGACCGCCAAAGCCGGTCAGAAGTGTACGGCGATTCGCCGTGTCATGGTGCCCCGCGATCAGGTTGAGGCGGTCTGTGACAAGCTCAAGGAGCGCCTGTCCAAGGTAACCGTGGGAGACCCCTCCGTAGAAGGCGTCCGGATGGGCGCACTGGCCTCCATCGACCAGCTGGAGGATGTCAAAGCCAATATCCAGGAACTGCTGAAGACCAGCGAGCTGGTCGTGGGTGGCGATGACAACTTCAAGCCAACCGGTGAAGGCACCGAAAACGGCGCATTCATCGAGCCGCACCTGCTGTTGTGCCGCGATCCGGAAAACGGCTGTGGCGCCCACGATATCGAAGCGTTTGGCCCGGTCGCCACGGTTATTCCCTACGACACCATTGAGGATGCTCTGGCGCTTTCCGCCAAGGGCCGTGGCTCTCTGGTCACCACGCTGACCACCCGCGATCCGGCCATCGCAGGCAAGATCGTTCCGGCCCTGGCGGCCTACCACGGACGCCTGCATCTGTTGAACGCGGAAGCGGCCAAGGAATCCACCGGCCATGGTTCGCCACTGCCCATGCTCAAGCATGGCGGGCCGGGCCGTGCCGGTGGTGGTGAGGAGCTGGGCGGTATCCGTGCAGTTCACCATTACCTGCAGCGCACCTCAATCCAGGGCTCGCCCACGATGCTGGCCGCCGTGACCGGCGAATACGTTCGTGGTGCGGAACTGATCGAATACGAAGTTCATCCGTTCCGTCGGCACTTCGAGGATCTGCAGATCAACGAATCCCTGCTGACCCACCGCCGCACCGTCACCGAAGCGGACATCGTCAACTTCGGCTGCCTGTCCGGTGATCATTTCTACATGCACTTTGATGAACTGGCCGCGAGGGAATCCCAGTTCGGCAAGCGCATCGCCCACGGTTACTTTGTGCTGTCCGCGGCGGCCGGCCTGTTCGTATCTCCGGGCGAAGGTCCGGTTCTGGCGAACTACGGCCTGGATACCCTCCGCTTTATCGAGCCGGTTGCTCCGGGAGACACCATCCGGGCACGGCTGACCTGCAAGCGCAAAATCGATCAGGGTCGGACATCGCCGGACGGACACCCACAAGGTGTCGTGGTCTGGGATGTCCAGGTTCACAACCAGAACGATGAAATGGTTGCGAGCTACGACATCCTGACACTGGTTGCCAAGAAGCCCGAGTAA
- the paaB gene encoding 1,2-phenylacetyl-CoA epoxidase subunit PaaB encodes MSEWRLYEVFVRSKHGLNHKHVGSVHASDAEMAMENARDLYTRRSEGVSIWVVPSESITASASDEKEVLFDPSEDKIYRHASFYELPDEVGHM; translated from the coding sequence ATGTCTGAATGGCGCCTATACGAAGTGTTTGTACGCAGCAAGCATGGCCTCAATCACAAGCACGTCGGAAGCGTGCACGCTTCCGATGCAGAAATGGCCATGGAAAATGCCCGCGATCTCTACACACGTCGCAGTGAGGGTGTGAGCATCTGGGTTGTGCCTTCCGAATCGATCACCGCGTCTGCGTCCGACGAAAAAGAGGTCCTTTTCGATCCCTCTGAGGACAAAATCTACAGGCACGCCTCTTTCTACGAGCTGCCTGACGAAGTCGGACATATGTAA
- a CDS encoding ABC transporter ATP-binding protein, translated as MTALVEVKGLDKAFGGVHAVEGVSFAVEAGQVYSVIGPNGAGKTTLFNLITGLYTPTGGEIRLNGENTTDLEPNELAERGMCRTFQQMQICMNMTAIENVMLGRHLKLKSNLFTTLFRLPALRRDEAAARARAAELMEYVGCGEYLETEASAMSYGALKRLEIARALAAEPRIILLDEPAAGLNATETAALEQLIRKIADEGTTVMLVEHDMKLVMGISDRLLVLNYGRVLAEGTPAEIRQNPDVIAAYLGG; from the coding sequence ATGACTGCACTGGTTGAAGTAAAGGGGCTGGACAAGGCCTTCGGTGGCGTTCATGCGGTTGAGGGTGTCAGCTTTGCGGTGGAAGCCGGACAGGTCTATTCGGTGATTGGTCCGAATGGCGCTGGCAAGACCACCCTGTTCAATCTGATCACTGGACTGTATACGCCGACTGGCGGCGAAATTCGGTTGAATGGCGAGAACACGACCGATCTCGAGCCCAACGAGCTCGCCGAGCGGGGCATGTGCCGGACATTCCAGCAGATGCAGATCTGCATGAACATGACGGCCATTGAAAACGTCATGCTTGGTCGTCATCTGAAACTCAAGAGTAACCTGTTCACCACGTTGTTCCGCTTGCCGGCATTGCGCCGGGATGAGGCGGCCGCGCGTGCGCGGGCTGCGGAGCTTATGGAATATGTAGGCTGCGGGGAGTATCTCGAGACCGAGGCGTCGGCCATGTCCTACGGTGCGCTCAAACGCCTCGAGATTGCCCGGGCACTCGCCGCCGAGCCGCGGATCATTCTCCTTGACGAGCCGGCGGCCGGCCTCAACGCAACCGAAACGGCGGCGCTGGAACAGCTGATCCGGAAGATTGCCGACGAGGGTACGACGGTGATGCTTGTTGAACACGATATGAAACTGGTGATGGGTATTTCCGACCGGCTTCTGGTTCTCAACTACGGCCGCGTTCTGGCTGAAGGTACCCCGGCAGAAATCCGCCAGAATCCGGATGTTATCGCTGCCTATCTGGGTGGCTGA